A genomic region of Pseudopipra pipra isolate bDixPip1 chromosome W, bDixPip1.hap1, whole genome shotgun sequence contains the following coding sequences:
- the LOC135405529 gene encoding ribosomal oxygenase 2-like, whose amino-acid sequence MPKKGGKHAEMGKETQAQCKRAKLEAACSPSVLSFENPDSLFRSLISPIKEEVFFKEYWEQKPLLIQSNDPLVAAYCLSLFQLSDLKELCSQGLYYGRDVNICRCVNGKKKVLNKEGKVNYMQLKKDSDQKKATIQFHQPQRFKEELWKIQEKLECYFGSLVGSNVYIPPQGSQGLPPHYDDVEVFILQLEGEKHWRLHKPRVPLAREYDVESEDRIGNPTHEFILKPGDFLYFPRGTIHQADTPLGTSHSTHVTISTYQNKSLFFIFCFVWLSSAK is encoded by the exons atgcccaagaaaggagggaagcatgctgaaatgggaaaagaaacacaggcacagtgtaaacgagcaaagctggaagcagcttgttctccctcagtcctgagttttgagaacccagacagcctcttcaggagcttgatctcccccatcaaagaagaggtgtttttcaaggagtactgggagcaaaagccactgctcatccagagcaatgatcccctggtggctgcttactgcctgtccctgttccagctgtcagacttgaaggagctgtgcagccagggcctgtactatgggcgagatgtgaatatctgcaggtgtgtgaatggaaagaagaaggttttaaataaagaaggcaaagtgaattacatgcagctgaagaaggattctgaccagaaaaaggcaacaatacagtttcatcagcctcagagatttaag gaggagctgtggaagattcaggagaagctggagtgctactttgggtctctggtggggtccaatgtttacatccctccccagggatcccagggccttcctcctcactatgATGATGTTGAG gtgtttatccttcagctggaaggcgaGAAACACTGGCGGCTCCATAAACCAAGGGTGCCTTTAGCTCGGGAATATGATGTGGAATCAGAAGATAGGATTGGGAATCCCACACATGagttcatattaaag ccaggtgacttcctgtacttcccaagagggaccatccaccaagctgacactcctcttgggacctcccattccacacacgtgaccatcagtacctaccaaaacaagtcattattctttatcttttgttttgtgtggctttcctctgccaagtga